One genomic segment of Deltaproteobacteria bacterium includes these proteins:
- a CDS encoding ImmA/IrrE family metallo-endopeptidase — protein MNNYPEINLAIRVVERYKLTPPVDLLRLGRKYADIEFDHIPFDVDGVSLNLKIPGKRPRIIVNFNPPESRQRFTLAHEIGHVIIPWHFGSIIDSTDPMQVKVSDLYWYTEAEANRFASELLIPSAWAKTIIEEEVYPPKFVNRIVVTANVSPIAASIKLIQLLSKGYIFCNISETGTVIYSGRSSGTIANAPVWGTNIVPESLYSYCRQKWSFSLHGQNFWWWKLPGSMSMPADQDLRDWRSVLDSILDDLGFSGRERVKLKRRISGIVGAANSAFFVDKRSEASVYASCIQRFDGKEDLKELVDHQDFRLFLRKRVHNLFLPSVCP, from the coding sequence TTGAATAACTATCCAGAGATAAATCTTGCTATACGGGTTGTGGAAAGATACAAGCTCACACCACCAGTTGATTTATTGAGGTTGGGGAGGAAGTATGCCGATATTGAGTTCGACCATATACCTTTTGACGTGGATGGTGTGTCCCTGAACCTAAAGATTCCAGGCAAGAGGCCGCGCATAATTGTAAATTTCAACCCGCCTGAATCACGTCAGCGGTTTACGCTCGCGCACGAAATCGGTCACGTCATTATTCCTTGGCATTTTGGATCTATCATAGACAGTACAGATCCTATGCAAGTGAAAGTAAGTGATTTATATTGGTACACGGAAGCGGAGGCCAATCGTTTCGCATCTGAGCTGCTTATCCCCTCAGCATGGGCAAAGACTATCATCGAGGAAGAAGTTTATCCTCCTAAGTTTGTAAACAGAATTGTTGTGACTGCTAACGTTTCACCTATTGCTGCTTCAATAAAGCTCATTCAGCTTCTTTCAAAGGGGTACATATTCTGTAATATTTCTGAAACTGGGACGGTTATATATTCTGGCCGTTCGTCAGGAACCATCGCAAATGCTCCCGTTTGGGGAACCAATATAGTTCCAGAGAGCCTCTACAGCTATTGCAGACAAAAATGGTCCTTTTCCCTACATGGGCAGAATTTCTGGTGGTGGAAGCTTCCAGGAAGTATGTCTATGCCTGCCGATCAGGATCTTAGAGACTGGAGGAGTGTCTTGGATTCGATCTTGGACGATCTTGGATTCAGTGGACGGGAACGGGTGAAATTAAAGAGGAGAATAAGCGGCATCGTCGGCGCTGCAAACAGTGCGTTCTTTGTTGATAAACGTAGTGAGGCTTCAGTATACGCTTCCTGCATTCAGAGATTTGATGGGAAAGAGGATTTGAAAGAACTTGTGGACCATCAAGATTTCCGACTTTTCCTTAGGAAACGAGTGCATAATCTCTTCTTACCTAGTGTCTGTCCATGA